A stretch of the Malus sylvestris chromosome 10, drMalSylv7.2, whole genome shotgun sequence genome encodes the following:
- the LOC126584318 gene encoding chaperone protein dnaJ 11, chloroplastic-like, with product MAAAASSTSSLYEVLGLPMGASGHEIKAAYRKLARRCHPDVVAMDQKQNSTNEFMKIHAAYATLSDPDKRANYDRDLYRCPQPFQSSYSSANMAAAASAMAGSSRRTNRNWETDQCW from the coding sequence ATGGCTGCAGCAGCTAGCTCAACTTCCTCACTGTACGAGGTTCTTGGCCTTCCAATGGGCGCAAGTGGTCATGAGATCAAGGCAGCCTACAGAAAGCTAGCCAGAAGGTGCCATCCTGACGTTGTCGCCATGGACCAAAAGCAAAACTCTACTAATGAGTTCATGAAAATCCATGCAGCTTACGCAACGCTATCGGACCCCGATAAAAGAGCAAACTACGACAGGGATCTTTATAGATGTCCCCAACCTTTCCAATCTTCGTACTCGTCGGCGAACATGGCTGCTGCCGCTTCGGCAATGGCGGGGTCTTCGCGACGGACTAATAGGAATTGGGAGACTGACCAATGTTGGTAG